Sequence from the Fictibacillus arsenicus genome:
GCAAAACCGGACAGGTAATCGACCAAGCTGTCGCGAGCGGTGCTAATTCTGTTTCGTCTATTCAGTTCACTGTTTCGAATCCAGATGCTTTTTACAATCAAGCGTTAACTGCAGCTATTCAAAACGCACAGCAAAAGGCAGTGTCTATGGCGAGGGCACTCCAAGTCACACTCCAGCCTGTTCCGATTGTCGTTCAGGAGCTGTCGCAGCCTCTGCCGCCAACTCCAGTACCATTTCAAGCAGCAACGCTGGCCCAAGGTGCTGGAACGCCGATTCAGCCTGGAGAAAATAAGATTACAGCTACTGTGAAAATAGAATACACCTATAGCTAGTACAGGAATAAATTGACAACCTCTATTGTCGCGCTCTATACTTAACCAAATGGTTAAATATAATGCTGATAATTTGAATGATGTGTTTTCTGTTTTATCAGATCCAACAAGAAGGAGTATTATCGAGCAGCTTTCAAAGGGAGAAAGGAGTGTCCAGGAGTTAGCAGAGCCTTTTGATATGTCGCTGCCTGCGATCTCAAAGCATTTAAAAGTTTTAGAGAATGCGGGTCTTGTAGCGCAAAGGAAAGAGGGGCGTTACCGGTACTACTCTATAAAACCAGATTCGATGGATGGCGCATGCGAGTGGATGGATGCTTTAAAACAGATATGGTCAAGATTTGAAGGTATGTTTGGCTGCAGTAAAAACAAAAGCAGTGATTAATGTTTGGAGTGTGAAAAATGGGGTCTCAGCAAGAAATTATTAAAGTGCAGGGATTGGTTAAACGATATGGAGACTTCACTGCAGTGGATGGCAGTGAGTTTTCCGTACATAAAGGTGAAGTGTTCGGTCTTCTTGGTCCGAATGGTGCTGGAAAAACAACGACACTTGAGATGTTGGTCGGGCTTCGTAAACCAGATGAGGGAACAGCAATTGTTGGCGGGTTTGATATTACCCGTGAGCTCGATAAAGTGAAAGAAGTTATTGGGGTACAGCTTCAATCTACAACACTTTTTGAACTCTTGACGGTTGAAGAAATTCTCCATCTATACGGCAGTTTTTATCGTGAGCACATATCGATTCCAGATCTGATTGAAGACATGCTATTAACAGAGAAGAAGAAAAGCAGGATTAAGGGCATGTCAGGAGGCCAGAAGCAACGTCTTGCAATTGCGCTGGCACTCGTTCATGATCCGCAGATTATCTTTTTGGATGAGCCGACGACAGGTTTAGATCCGCAAGCCCGACGGACGCTGTGGGATATTATTCTGCGCTTGAAAGACCGTGGAAAAACGGTTGTGCTGACGACTCACTATATGGATGAAGCGCATGTCCTGTGTGACCGAATCGCGATTATGGACCAAGGAAAGCTAATTGCGCTCGATACGCCTGGTGAGCTCGTGAAGAATTTGCAATCCGACAGTGCCGTTGAGTTCCGTTTTGATGAAGAAGCGGATGTGGTGCTAGAAGAGATTGAAGCCGTTAAACAGGTAGGAAGCCAGAAGGATGTACATATCCTGTACACGGATGACCTGCAAAAAACGCTAACTAGTTTAATAGCAACAGCTTCTGAAAAAGAACTGAAGCTGGTAGATCTGCAAACAAGAACGGCAACACTTGAAGATGTATTTATTCACATGACAGGAAGAAGGTTACGAGAAGGATGAGAGCATATTACCAACTGACTTTAGCCCAGCTCCGGATTTTCCTTCGAAACCGGCAAGTATTATTTTGGACGCTCGCTTTTCCGATTTTTTTAATGATCATGCTCGGATCGTTCTTAGGGAACGGCAACGGCATCTCTTTGACTGTAGCTGTAGTTGATCAAGACAAAAGTGAGCAGTCGAAGGTTTTAGTGGAGGAACTTAAAAAAAACAAAGCGATTTCAATTGAGAAAAGTTCGAATGAAAAAGAAATGTTACAACAGCTGAAAGACGGAGATCTGCAGCTTGTCGTTACCATTCCTGAAAGCTATGGCAAGAGTGTAGATGCAGGCGGGAATTCCGAGCCGTTCAAACTGCCAGTCTATTATAACGAGACGAATCTAACCGTTTCACAGGTAGGACTGCAGCTCGTGAATAATGCGGTAGATACAATCAGTAAAAAACAAGTAGATTACAAGCCTGCTGTTGTGACAGATTCTAAAGGTGTAGAGGCATTAAACCTCCGTTACATAGACTTCCTTGTACCTGGAATTGTTGCGATGATGATTATGAGCAACAACATGAACGGTGTGGCCGGTCAGATTTCCTCGTGGCGTGAGCGCGGTATTTTGAGGAGGATGCAAGGGACTACATTGAAGGCATCAACATTTATTGCAGCTCAAATAACCGCTCGATTTATGCTGAACGGTTTGCAGGCAATGATCGTGCTTGGCGTAGCCTGGGCGGCATTCGGGATTGAAGTGCGGGGGTCATGGCTGACAGTCGTTGCGTTCGTAACCCTTGGTACTTTAGCATTCATGGCGATTGGTTTTATTATTGCAGGGATTGCTAAGACTCCTGAGAGTGCGGGACCAATCGCTGGATTTCTTTCGTTCCCGATGCTGTTCTTAGGCGGTGTGTTTTTCCCAATAAAAGATATGCCAGAATTTTTGCAGCCAATCGTTCAGATTCTGCCGATTGCTCATCTCAGTCATGCACTGCGTGAAACGATGAACGTCGGGGCGTCATTCATGGATCTTGGAATGGAAGCGATCATTCTAGGCTGCTGGCTCGTTGGAGCATTTATTGCCGCAAGTTTTACGTTTAAGTGGGAGTAATTTCATAGAGAAAGAGGAGAAAAGATGGAGACACAAAACTTTAAAAATCATGCACGCATGCACCCGATTTATCATTATGTGTTGAGTTTGCTGGTAGTTGGGGGACTGATTGCAAGTATCGTTTATCTGTTTAAAGCGGAGGATACTTTTTTAGGTGTTGTTCTTGTAGTAATGTCACTGAGCTTGGCGGTTACATTTGCTCTGCTGCGTTTATATCCATTGAAAGCGCAAGACCGTGCCATTCGTGCTGAAGAGAACCTGCGTTATTACGTGTTAACAGGGAAATTGTTAGACGCGAAACTTACACCCGGACAGATCGTGGCATTGCGTTTTGCACCAGACAACGAGTTTCCTGGATTAGCAGAAAAAGCTGCTGCCGAAAACATGAAACCCAAAGAAATTAAACAAGCGATTAACAACTGGAAAGCGGATCAATACAGAATCTAAGGAAAAAAGCAGGATATAAGATAAAAAACGCGGCTCAACAGGTTGAATGTTACCTGTTGAGCCTTTTTATCGTGTTGATAAATATGAAAATCTGACACCTTGAGCGAAAATCAGTAGGTTAACGGCGGTTCGACAAGCATCTTGAGCGAAAACCAGCATGTTAAGGGCGGTTCGACAAGTGTTTGGAGCGAAACCCAGGCCTTTTTGAGCGAACGTGAAATAAATAAAAGAACACGTACCGTAAAATTGCCATTTACAACATGCAGGATAAACCGATTCTTATAAGGAATAA
This genomic interval carries:
- a CDS encoding DUF6526 family protein, encoding METQNFKNHARMHPIYHYVLSLLVVGGLIASIVYLFKAEDTFLGVVLVVMSLSLAVTFALLRLYPLKAQDRAIRAEENLRYYVLTGKLLDAKLTPGQIVALRFAPDNEFPGLAEKAAAENMKPKEIKQAINNWKADQYRI
- a CDS encoding ArsR/SmtB family transcription factor gives rise to the protein MFSVLSDPTRRSIIEQLSKGERSVQELAEPFDMSLPAISKHLKVLENAGLVAQRKEGRYRYYSIKPDSMDGACEWMDALKQIWSRFEGMFGCSKNKSSD
- a CDS encoding ABC transporter permease, producing the protein MRAYYQLTLAQLRIFLRNRQVLFWTLAFPIFLMIMLGSFLGNGNGISLTVAVVDQDKSEQSKVLVEELKKNKAISIEKSSNEKEMLQQLKDGDLQLVVTIPESYGKSVDAGGNSEPFKLPVYYNETNLTVSQVGLQLVNNAVDTISKKQVDYKPAVVTDSKGVEALNLRYIDFLVPGIVAMMIMSNNMNGVAGQISSWRERGILRRMQGTTLKASTFIAAQITARFMLNGLQAMIVLGVAWAAFGIEVRGSWLTVVAFVTLGTLAFMAIGFIIAGIAKTPESAGPIAGFLSFPMLFLGGVFFPIKDMPEFLQPIVQILPIAHLSHALRETMNVGASFMDLGMEAIILGCWLVGAFIAASFTFKWE
- a CDS encoding ABC transporter ATP-binding protein — encoded protein: MGSQQEIIKVQGLVKRYGDFTAVDGSEFSVHKGEVFGLLGPNGAGKTTTLEMLVGLRKPDEGTAIVGGFDITRELDKVKEVIGVQLQSTTLFELLTVEEILHLYGSFYREHISIPDLIEDMLLTEKKKSRIKGMSGGQKQRLAIALALVHDPQIIFLDEPTTGLDPQARRTLWDIILRLKDRGKTVVLTTHYMDEAHVLCDRIAIMDQGKLIALDTPGELVKNLQSDSAVEFRFDEEADVVLEEIEAVKQVGSQKDVHILYTDDLQKTLTSLIATASEKELKLVDLQTRTATLEDVFIHMTGRRLREG